The Tripterygium wilfordii isolate XIE 37 chromosome 4, ASM1340144v1, whole genome shotgun sequence genome has a window encoding:
- the LOC119997393 gene encoding calcineurin-binding protein 1 isoform X1 translates to MFSIAAINDTDSREQWEPLGPTKEAQEFHLTQTYHEGLLKLQAKEYDKARELLETVLKDPLISNAQVDTSASDGHMLQLRFLALKNLATVSLQQGSDYYESALHCYLQAVEIDTKDSVIWNQLGTLACSMGLLSISRWAFEQGLLCSPNNWNCMEKLLEVLIAIGDEVACLSVTELILRHWPSHSRAVHVKHTIELSEPIPFAPRGIDKLEPKHVRLKFADKRKASDVNLDVHLSKKIKQNLELQLAEASWAALINALLEILFPLNRRDSEIGSELLYRSGDVELMIHLPSTSDVAMGPLQSNRLESSPVGENNPCETRNADVAKEEEANIFEEQPQERRSTRLERLRNQKPGKEELDTGGKDVAKLVLQFLKPFTFIGAENEDSDSTVDTSVSCSDQSNSLDAEHYDVAKFLRKSAKNFGAYHMGHLLLEYAASKGLIYHDALVKILDLEKLTRHWGEDRTPECSLFLAELYYDLGSSPSNSPRLNEYMSEASYHLCKIIEVVALDYPFQLTRVSENEGCSSVMGIPGTNTASANESICQNSLLESPFWIRYFWLSGRLSIFEGNKEKAQEELCVSLSLLEKKASAVEFIIHLPHCIFIRDITVDKIHHEINLLKVGFLLEKTIGKMIEKEMYTECITLLAPLILCTKEVHLDVLLQPAADKKGEMIASRELSALDTLIKSCEKTRPVDSVVYLNCHQRKLQILMAVANTGECKPLLQKLGLKKLSGSDVISKENSSEHWNYLVSEEVKAISQCVSLVKIGLYGDSNGVSDIVSIVGDIQSLLLAVMCHVASNYFLKQSSAPVIADQVLAGQKQRCCFVDAAVAFCKLQHLYPSIPVKTQVELIVAIHDLLAEYGICCAGDGSEGQDGTFLKFAIKHLLGLDMKIKSNVDSSDRETIEFDKHISQHSHVFDETEIKGTSTGENNAFDEITPERISSLTSRVKDNTGVECLLFCGDDGTIKNQEKTSDQTIESGKELTEDEREELELLIDGALDQCFFCLYGLNLRSDSSYEDDLAEHKNTSRGDYQTKEQCADVFQYILPCAKASSRTGLVKLRRVLRAIRKHFPQPPEAVLDGNAIDKFLDYPDLCEDKLSNEAGSEGYLGTITKLLLPDMGSLKEYKRSLAVSSEPYLEVYSNLYYFLAQSEETNATDKWPGFVLTKEGGEFVQQNANLFRYDLLYNPLRFESWQRLANIYDEEVDLLLNDGSKHINVAGWRKNATLPQRVEMSRRRSRRCLLMSLALANTPAQQCEIHELLALVYYDSLQNVVPLYDQRSVIPSKDAAWMMFCENSLRHFKRAFTHKQDWSHAFYMGKLCEKLGYSHEISLSYYDKAIALNPSAVDSVYRMHASRLKILCAHGKQNMEALKVVLGYCFSQPTKVAVTNILTSVSPETSQLPDDVMDRSCQVSSERKREESVQMEEMWHILYNDCLAALKNCVEGDLKHFHKARYMLAQGRYKRGLSGDLERAKDELSFCFKSARSSFTINMWEIDGMVKKGRRKTAGCSVNKKALEVNLPESSRKFITCIRKYLLFYLKLLEETGEVSTLDRAYVSLRADKRFSLCIEDVVPVALGRYIKALISSTHQAETIDSGAMSCCEHHLEKIFALFMEQGTLWPEICVLHETRSPGFSESSLYGFLHEYIFSLEKDGKLDTLEMINEKIRKRFKNPKLSNGNNAKVCRHASIAWYRSLIISLALITPLQSGLSSEIQVFNPSDSGLDNRLLYIDLQVNELWTSFFEDSSKYESLETKWSPVLSKIKNIGIRKASDENLEMANSLLKSSYNFYRESSCIMFPSGVNLYLVPFRLVTGAQFQLGMDGVEVLDISIPRKLLLWAYTLLHGRCANISVAIKHCEEIAKKLKKTAGTASVSSNSSVTNTPTSHTGSGKDGINQGGESEAEVSTGAAVAAIPALDWESARYLNPPPLSSSEQIGLSAVSQLHHCNTVTQLSTAVHGAEDPDKSHKTQPDPQQNAGN, encoded by the exons ATG TTCTCAATTGCAGCTATCAACGATACCGACTCTAGAGAGCAATGGGAACCCTTAGGTCCCACCAAAGAAGCCCAG GAGTTTCATCTTACACAAACTTATCATGAGGGGCTTCTCAAATTACAAGCTAAAGAGTATGATAAAGCTCGTGAGCTTTTAGAAACCGTGTTAAAAGATCCTCTGATTTCAAATGCCCAg GTGGATACCAGTGCCAGTGATGGTCATATGTTACAACTCAG ATTTTTGGCACTGAAGAACCTCGCCACTGTTTCCCTCCAGCAAGGTTCTGACTATTATGAGAGTGCTCTGCATTGTTATCTTCAAGCAGTAGAGATTGATACCAAAGATTCGGTCATTTGGAATCAGCTGGGAACATTAGCTTGCTCAATGGGTTTGCTGAGTATTTCCCGTTGGGCTTTTGAGCAAGGACTTCTCTGCAGCCCCAATAATT GGAATTGCATGGAGAAACTGTTGGAAGTTCTTATTGCTATTGGTGATGAAGTTGCATGTCTTTCTGTCACAGAGTTGATCTTACGGCATTGGCCATCACATTCTCGAGCTGTGCATGTCAAACATACTATTGAATTATCAGAGCCAATTCCTTTTGCTCCTAGAGGAATAGATAAGCTGGAACCTAAACACGTGCGACTTAAATTTGCTGACAAGAGAAAAGCAAGCGATGTGAATTTAGACGTCCATCttagtaaaaaaataaagcagAACCTAGAGCTGCAGCTGGCTGAAGCTTCGTGGGCAGCTCTCATTAATGCACTTTTGGAAATCTTATTTCCATTAAATAGGCGTGATTCAGAGATTGGGTCTGAATTGCTGTATAGATCGGGTGATGTTGAGTTAATGATACACTTACCTTCTACATCTGATGTTGCTATGGGGCCTTTGCAGAGTAATAGGCTTGAATCAAGCCCTGTTGGTGAAAACAATCCTTGTGAAACTAGGAATGCAGATGTTGCCAAAGAAGAGGAAGCAAATATATTTGAAGAACAGCCACAGGAGAGGAGGAGCACTCGTCTTGAAAGACTTAGGAACCAAAAACCCGGAAAAGAAGAACTGGATACTGGTGGCAAAGATGTAGCAAAACTTGTACTCCAATTTCTTAAACCTTTTACTTTCATCGGCGCTGAAAACGAAGACTCTGACAGCACTGTTGATACTTCTGTGTCATGCTCTGATCAATCTAATTCTTTGGACGCGGAACACTATGATGTTGCCAAATTCTTGAGAAAAAGTGCAAAAAATTTTGGTGCTTACCATATGGGCCACTTGCTTTTAGAATATGCTGCAAGTAAAGGCCTTATTTACCATGATGCGCTTGTCAAAATTCTGGATTTGGAGAAGTTGACAAGACATTGGGGAGAAGACAGGACCCCTGAGTGTAGTCTTTTCCTTGCGGAGCTGTATTATGACCTTGGATCTTCTCCTTCCAATTCTCCCAGACTGAATGAATACATGTCTGAAGCATCCTATCATCTGTGTAAAATAATTGAAGTGGTAGCCTTGGATTATCCTTTTCAGTTGACTCGTGTATCTGAAAATGAAGGTTGCTCTTCAGTTATGGGAATTCCAGGTACTAATACTGCATCAGCCAATGAATCCATTTGCCAGAATTCACTTTTGGAAAGTCCCTTCTGGATTCGGTACTTCTGGTTGAGTGGACGATTGTCAATCTTTGAGGGCAACAAGGAAAAAGCTCAGGAAGAACTCTGTGTTTCCCTGTCTCTTTTGGAAAAGAAGGCAAGTGCAGTGGAGTTCATTATCCATCTGCCACACTGCATCTTTATTAGAGATATTACTGTTGATAAGATTCAccatgaaattaatttattgaaagtTGGTTTCTTGCTTGAGAAAACTATAGGTAAGATGATTGAGAAAGAAATGTACACAGAGTGCATAACCTTGCTTGCTCCACTTATCTTATGTACAAAAGAAGTTCACCTGGATGTATTACTGCAACCTGCTGCTGATAAGAAAGGTGAAATGATTGCATCTCGTGAACTATCGGCGCTAGACACTCTAATTAAATCATGTGAGAAGACAAGGCCAGTGGACTCTGTGGTCTACTTAAATTGTCACCAACGAAAGCTGCAAATACTCATGGCGGTAGCTAACACAGGTGAATGCAAACCTCTCCTTCAGAAGCTTGGATTAAAAAAACTTTCTGGTTCTGAtgtaatatcaaaagaaaattcaagcGAGCACTGGAATTACTTGGTTTCGGAGGAAGTGAAGGCAATCTCACAATGTGTCTCACTAGTGAAGATTGGTCTATATGGAGATTCT AATGGCGTATCTGATATAGTGAGCATTGTTGGTGATATTCAATCTTTACTGCTGGCAGTCATGTGCCATGTTGCAAGTAATTACTTCCTTAAACAGTCTTCTGCGCCAGTGATTGCTGATCAAGTACTGGCAGGGCAAAAGCAAAGATGCTGCTTTGTCGATGCAGCTGTTGCATTCTGCAAACTTCAACACCTTTACCCAAGCATACCTGTTAAAACTCAA GTTGAACTGATTGTGGCAATCCATGATTTGCTTGCTGAATATGGGATCTGCTGTGCTGGTGATGGAAGTGAGGGGCAGGATGGAACATTTCTTAAATTTGCAATAAAGCATCTCTTGGGTTTGGACATGAAGATCAAATCCAACGTGGACTCTTCGGACAGGGAAACAATTGAATTTGACAAGCACATTTCTCAGCATAGTCATGTTTTTGATGAGACTGAGATCAAAGGAACTAGTACTGGAGAAAATAATGCTTTTGATGAAATTACTCCTGAAAGGATATCATCTCTCACAAGTCGGGTGAAGGATAACACTGGAGTTGAATGTCTACTTTTTTGCGGTGATGATGGCACGattaaaaatcaagaaaaaacaaGCGATCAAACTATTGAAAGTGGAAAGGAACTTACTGAAGATGAAAGGGAGGAACTTGAGCTATTAATTGACGGTGCTTTGGATCAGTGTTTTTTCTGTCTATATGGTCTAAATCTTAGGTCAGACTCATCCTATGAGGATGATCTGGCTGAGCACAAAAATACTAGCCGCGGAGATTACCAAACCAAGGAGCAATGTGCTGATGTTTTTCAGTATATACTGCCGTGTGCTAAGGCTTCTTCt AGAACAGGATTGGTTAAACTTCGTAGGGTGTTAAGAGCTATACGCAAACACTTTCCTCAGCCTCCTGAAGCTGTTTTAGATGGAAATGCAATAGATAAATTCTTAGATTATCCTGATTTATGTGAAGACAAACTCTCTAATGAAGCTGGATCAGAAGGGTATCTTGGAACCATAACAAAACTATTGTTACCTGACATGGGTAGTCTTAAAGAGTACAAGAGATCACTAGCTGTGAG CTCTGAGCCGTATTTGGAGGTCTACAGCAATTTGTATTATTTTCTAGCTCAGTCTGAGGAAACAAATGCAACTGATAAGTGGCCTGGCTTTGTCCTCACAAAGGAAGGGGGAGAATTCGTGCAGCAAAATGCAAATCTCTTCAGATATGATCTGCTGTATAATCCTCTACGCTTTGAGAGTTGGCAACGACTTGCAAATATCTATGATGAG GAAGTAGACTTGCTGCTAAATGATGGCAGTAAGCACATAAATGTGGCCGGATGGAGGAAGAATGCTACTTTACCTCAGAGAGTTGAGATGAGTAGGAGGAGGAGTAGGCGTTGTCTACTAATGAGTTTGGCTTTGGCAAACACGCCAGCTCAGCAG TGTGAGATACATGAGTTACTGGCATTGGTATACTATGACAGCCTTCAGAATGTGGTACCATTATATGATCAGAGATCTGTTATTCCCTCCAAGGATGCTGCATGGATGATGTTTTGTGAGAACTCTTTGAGACATTTCAAGAGAGCTTTCACACACAA GCAGGATTGGTCCCATGCATTTTATATGGGGAAGCTATGTGAAAAGCTCGGTTACTCACATGAGATCTCATTATCATATTATGATAAAGCTATTGCTTTGAACCCGTCTGCTGTGGATTCTGTGTATAGAATGCATGCGTCACGCTTAAAGATACTTTGTGCGCATGGGAAACAGAACATGGAAGCTTTAAAG GTTGTTTTGGGATATTGCTTTAGTCAGCCAACAAAGGTTGCTGTCACAAACATTCTTACTAGTGTCAGTCCTGAAACCTCTCAGTTGCCGGATGATGTCATGGACAGAAGCTGCCAGGTTTCTTCTGAAAGAAAGCGTGAAGAGTCAGTTCAAATGGAAGAGATGTGGCACATTCTTTACAATGACTGCCTTGCTGCGCTAAAAAATTGTGTTGAAGGGGATCTCAAACATTTTCATAAGGCCAGATATATGCTTGCTCAAGGGCGATATAAAAGGGGTTTATCGGGTGATCTGGAAAGGGCAAAGGATGAACTTTCCTTTTGCTTCAAATCAGCTCGGTCGTCCTTCACAATAAATATGTGGGAGATTGATGGAATGGTAAAAAAAGGAAG aCGTAAAACAGCAGGTTGCTCTGTGAACAAAAAGGCCCTGGAAGTCAACTTGCCCGAAAGTTCTCGAAAATTTATCACTTGCATAAGAAAGTACTTGTTATTCTATTTGAAACTGTTGGAGGAGACTGGGGAGGTATCCACCCTTGACCGTGCTTATGTATCTCTTCGGGCAGATAAGAGG TTTTCCCTTTGCATTGAAGACGTTGTACCTGTTGCACTTGGGAGGTATATCAAGGCCCTAATTTCATCCACGCATCAAGCCGAAACCATTGACTCTGGTGCCATGAGCTGCTGTGAGCATCACCTGGAAAAGATATTTGCTCTATTCATGGAACAAGGGACCTTATGGCCAGAGATATGTGTTTTGCATGAGACCAGGAGCCCGGGGTTTTCAGAGAGCAGCTTATATGG ATTTCTCCACGAATATATTTTCTCATTGGAGAAAGATGGAAAGCTTGATACACTTGAAATGATAAACGAGAAGATTCGAAAACGCTTCAAAAATCCAAAGTTGTCAAATGGTAACAATGCAAAAGTTTGCAGGCATGCTTCCATCGCCTGGTATCGATCTCTCATTATTAGCTTGGCATTAATCACTCCCTTGCAATCTGGACTCTCTAGTGAGATTCAAGTCTTTAACCCATCAGATAGTGGATTGGATAATCGCCTGCTTTATATAGATCTGCAGGTCAATGAATTATGGACCTCATTTTTTGAGGACTCGAGCAAATATGAGAGTCTTGAAACGAAATGGAGTCCAGTACTAAGTAAAATTAAGAATATAGGGATCAGGAAGGCTTCTGATGAAAATTTAGAGATGGCCAACTCTTTGCTTAAAAGTTCTTACAATTTCTATCGGGAGAGCTCCTGCATAATGTTCCCATCTGGTGTGAACCTATACTTGGTGCCATTTCGATTAGTAACAGGAGCACAATTTCAGTTGGGCATGGATGGTGTTGAAGTTCTTGATATTAGTATTCCAAGAAAACTTCTTTTGTGGGCTTACACGCTATTACATGGTCGCTGTGCAAATATCTCAGTTGCCATTAAGCATTGTGAAGAAATTGCAAAG AAGCTGAAAAAAACTGCCGGAACAGCTTCAGTTTCTTCAAATAGTAGTGTAACAAATACCCCTACCTCTCACACAG GTAGCGGAAAAGATGGAATAAACCAGGGTGGGGAAAGCGAAGCAGAGGTTTCTACCGGGGCTGCAGTGGCAGCTATCCCGGCATTGGACTGGGAGAGTGCACGTTATTTAAATCCACCACCCTTGTCTTCAAGTGAGCAAATTGGCTTATCTGCTGTTTCTCAATTACATCATTGTAACACAGTTACCCAATTGAGCACTGCAGTTCATGGAGCAGAAGATCCGGACAAAAGTCACAAAACCCAACCGGACCCTCAACAAAATGCCGGGAACTGA